In Holophagales bacterium, one DNA window encodes the following:
- a CDS encoding PD40 domain-containing protein codes for MLSSFDEVPSRRSIERRQFRRLPLIVATLLVLASGRSARAVAYLGQTPPGEIPRVFAPGVVSRGNVHGRLVISPDSREIFWTTFDPATFTTQILAVRSAGEAWSKPEAPAFARNGKSQGPVFSRDGTKLYFWVDRGESWEARVVERTAEGWSEPQSARVAPRSSASFTRSGDVFYSAEMASKVWGSGIFTAQDAAEGPMHARPLGPRINIEHGIDYTPYVSPDGSFLLFTSNRPAVGDKEEMHLQVSFRDREGEWSTPVRVTEIEARFPSLSPDGKLLFFCGDDGNIYWVAASILEGLRPASQASPPTSTPAP; via the coding sequence ATGCTCTCGTCATTCGACGAGGTTCCTTCCCGTCGCTCCATCGAACGCCGGCAGTTCCGTCGCCTCCCGCTGATCGTCGCCACGCTGCTCGTCCTGGCGTCCGGTCGCTCGGCGCGGGCGGTCGCCTACCTCGGGCAGACGCCTCCCGGCGAGATTCCGCGCGTGTTCGCTCCCGGCGTCGTCTCGCGAGGGAACGTCCACGGCCGGCTGGTGATCTCGCCGGACTCGCGCGAGATCTTCTGGACGACCTTCGATCCGGCGACGTTCACGACGCAGATCCTCGCCGTGCGGTCCGCCGGCGAGGCCTGGTCGAAGCCGGAGGCTCCCGCCTTCGCACGCAACGGCAAGTCCCAGGGGCCGGTGTTCTCGCGCGACGGCACGAAGCTCTACTTCTGGGTCGACCGCGGCGAGAGCTGGGAAGCACGGGTCGTCGAGCGCACCGCCGAGGGATGGAGCGAGCCGCAGAGCGCCCGCGTCGCTCCACGGAGCAGCGCCTCGTTCACCCGCTCCGGCGACGTCTTCTACTCGGCCGAGATGGCGTCGAAGGTCTGGGGCTCCGGCATCTTCACCGCGCAGGACGCAGCCGAAGGCCCGATGCACGCTCGACCGCTCGGTCCGCGGATCAACATCGAGCACGGCATCGACTACACGCCGTACGTCTCCCCCGACGGCTCGTTCCTGCTCTTCACGTCCAACCGCCCGGCGGTGGGCGACAAGGAGGAGATGCACCTCCAGGTCAGCTTCCGAGACCGCGAGGGCGAGTGGTCGACGCCGGTGCGGGTCACCGAGATCGAGGCGAGATTCCCCTCCCTGTCGCCCGACGGCAAGCTGCTGTTCTTCTGTGGTGACGACGGCAACATCTACTGGGTAGCCGCCTCGATCCTCGAAGGCCTGCGGCCAGCCTCCCAGGCCTCCCCACCCACCTCGACCCCCGCACCGTAG
- a CDS encoding beta-lactamase family protein: MNPPRSAVLALVALLASSFPALADGGAVAPASLSREQVQMLIRESEEQVATILAREIYLPGLAVALVSRDEVLWTQAFGYRDATGGKRVDEDTLYGLLSLSKTVTVTGLMAAVDEGLLDLDVPIRTYLPDFHLNSRFAEDPMATITLRHLLGMTSGLTHDAPVGNNADPSTPSSEAHIQSISRTWLRFRTGERAEYSNLGIELAATILERVTHRPFTDYIQKKVFDPLEMSRSTYALDRIERDENRAVGQNRNFERVPLANPMLAPGGAFASIRDMAKFLQFQIDDGKLHGRSVIREPILRQMRTIPFPLRDQVAGYGMGLWIGWFHLGGQDVRWLAHGGGGFGYRCQMKWLPDLGYGVVVLTNAQDHDNVNEGLADDILLKVVELLTGKKDLGPADWLTRHTPPHTVDASYLPVDLAGRYNGTSDDMLFLVKDGKFGYASGTTFVPFTPISRDEVASKRYLYRFVRDAAGKPVAVVRPYDGTVWTLGSPADEPKGPAKSEWTAFLGSYVRKRFGFGERLYNVTMRNGWLHFQGDGQDFRLTEHTPGLFFTPDGEAVDLRGPAFTFRNIRLDKAGS; this comes from the coding sequence TTGAACCCTCCCCGTTCGGCCGTCCTGGCCCTCGTTGCCCTGCTCGCATCCTCTTTTCCGGCCCTCGCCGACGGAGGCGCCGTCGCTCCCGCTTCGCTCAGCCGGGAGCAGGTGCAGATGCTGATTCGCGAGTCCGAGGAGCAGGTGGCGACGATCCTCGCCCGAGAGATCTATCTGCCGGGGCTCGCCGTGGCGCTCGTCAGCCGCGACGAGGTTCTGTGGACCCAGGCGTTCGGCTACCGCGATGCAACCGGGGGCAAACGGGTCGACGAAGACACTCTGTACGGTCTGCTGTCGCTGTCGAAAACCGTCACGGTGACGGGCCTCATGGCGGCGGTCGACGAGGGGCTTCTCGATCTCGACGTCCCGATCCGGACCTACCTCCCCGACTTCCACCTCAACTCGCGCTTCGCCGAAGACCCGATGGCCACCATCACGCTGCGGCATCTTCTCGGCATGACGTCGGGGCTCACGCACGATGCGCCGGTCGGCAACAACGCGGACCCGTCGACCCCGTCCTCCGAGGCGCACATCCAGAGCATCTCGCGCACCTGGTTGCGCTTTCGGACCGGCGAGCGCGCCGAGTACTCGAATCTCGGCATCGAGCTCGCCGCCACCATCCTCGAGAGAGTCACGCACCGGCCGTTTACCGACTACATCCAGAAGAAGGTGTTCGATCCCCTCGAGATGAGCCGCAGCACCTACGCGCTCGACCGGATCGAGCGCGACGAGAACCGGGCCGTCGGGCAAAACCGGAACTTCGAGCGCGTGCCGCTCGCCAACCCGATGCTCGCCCCGGGAGGTGCCTTCGCGAGCATCCGCGACATGGCGAAGTTCCTGCAGTTTCAGATCGACGACGGCAAGCTCCACGGCCGCTCGGTCATCCGCGAACCGATCCTCCGCCAGATGCGCACGATCCCGTTTCCGCTGAGAGACCAGGTGGCCGGATACGGCATGGGACTCTGGATCGGGTGGTTCCACCTCGGCGGGCAGGACGTGCGCTGGCTCGCGCACGGCGGAGGCGGCTTCGGCTATCGCTGCCAGATGAAGTGGCTGCCCGATCTCGGCTACGGCGTCGTCGTGCTGACCAACGCGCAGGATCACGACAACGTCAACGAAGGCCTCGCCGACGACATCCTGCTGAAGGTCGTCGAGCTCCTCACGGGCAAGAAGGATCTCGGCCCGGCCGACTGGCTCACCCGCCACACGCCCCCGCACACGGTCGACGCGTCGTATCTGCCGGTCGACCTCGCCGGCCGGTACAACGGGACGAGCGACGACATGCTGTTCCTGGTCAAGGACGGCAAGTTCGGGTACGCCTCGGGCACGACCTTCGTGCCGTTCACCCCGATCTCGCGCGACGAAGTCGCCTCGAAGCGATACCTCTATCGGTTCGTCCGCGATGCCGCCGGGAAGCCGGTCGCTGTCGTGCGGCCCTACGACGGCACGGTGTGGACCTTGGGAAGCCCCGCCGACGAGCCGAAGGGTCCCGCGAAGAGCGAGTGGACGGCCTTCCTCGGCAGCTACGTGCGGAAGCGCTTCGGGTTCGGCGAGCGGCTCTACAACGTCACGATGCGGAACGGCTGGCTCCACTTCCAGGGCGACGGCCAGGACTTCCGCCTCACCGAGCACACGCCCGGCCTGTTCTTCACGCCCGACGGCGAGGCGGTCGACCTCCGCGGTCCGGCATTCACCTTCAGGAACATCCGCCTCGACAAGGCCGGGAGCTGA
- a CDS encoding DUF4157 domain-containing protein, with translation MGLFDKIQEAVTNVANAAVTTVTAPATAIVEVATGKPVNEAAETAASHLAAAAGDVAAASTIPDHALVDAAAAIGGETGGKIAQAAVAGHVFTANLAAAVPAMVAAEGQAPSVVEVVATPLSVVLAGTLGAAAEQLRGNAVPIPKLVRLALSSIFPPEVLDRARYTIGRVGITLPEAINGFQTFMGNHEHAVTVDEIMVFSQEPGQSESAVRWWAHELQHVAQYGLLGVAGFASRYVTDYQSLEGEAEAKAASLVL, from the coding sequence ATGGGACTTTTCGACAAGATCCAGGAAGCGGTCACCAACGTGGCGAACGCGGCGGTCACCACCGTGACGGCACCGGCGACGGCCATCGTCGAGGTCGCTACAGGCAAGCCAGTGAACGAAGCCGCTGAGACCGCCGCGAGCCATCTCGCCGCAGCTGCGGGAGACGTTGCCGCGGCATCCACGATTCCGGACCACGCCCTGGTCGACGCGGCCGCGGCCATTGGCGGCGAGACCGGCGGCAAGATCGCTCAGGCCGCAGTTGCGGGCCATGTGTTTACTGCGAATCTCGCCGCCGCAGTGCCCGCGATGGTCGCTGCGGAGGGTCAGGCGCCATCGGTGGTGGAGGTGGTGGCGACCCCACTGTCCGTCGTGCTCGCTGGGACTCTCGGCGCCGCTGCAGAGCAGCTCCGCGGAAACGCCGTGCCGATCCCCAAGCTGGTTCGTCTGGCGTTAAGTTCAATCTTCCCACCAGAGGTGCTCGACCGAGCTCGCTACACCATCGGCAGGGTCGGCATCACCCTGCCCGAGGCGATCAACGGTTTCCAGACCTTCATGGGCAATCACGAGCACGCGGTGACGGTGGACGAGATCATGGTCTTCTCCCAGGAGCCCGGCCAGTCCGAGAGCGCCGTCCGTTGGTGGGCGCACGAGCTTCAGCACGTCGCCCAGTATGGTCTGCTCGGCGTGGCGGGCTTCGCCTCCCGCTATGTCACCGATTACCAGAGCCTCGAGGGCGAGGCCGAGGCAAAGGCTGCCTCTCTCGTCCTCTGA
- a CDS encoding DUF1203 domain-containing protein, translating to MSNSFQFLALPAERFAPLFDRSDAELRAIGAQLMVADAKPGFPCRVSLADAEIGDIVLLLHFTHHDVASPYRSSGPIFVRRRAATAQPAVGEIPPLLASRTLSLRAYDESAMMIGAEVVEGGDLEMAIRRQFADPRASYLHVHNARPGCFNCRVERA from the coding sequence TTGAGCAACTCGTTCCAGTTCCTCGCCCTGCCAGCCGAGAGGTTCGCCCCGCTCTTCGATCGGAGCGACGCCGAGCTGCGAGCGATCGGTGCCCAGCTCATGGTCGCCGACGCCAAGCCGGGATTCCCCTGCCGGGTGAGCCTTGCCGATGCCGAGATCGGCGACATCGTCCTTCTCCTGCACTTCACCCACCATGACGTCGCATCGCCCTACCGGTCCTCCGGGCCGATCTTCGTCCGGCGCCGCGCCGCGACGGCTCAGCCTGCGGTCGGCGAGATCCCGCCGCTGCTCGCGTCGCGGACGCTCTCGCTGCGCGCCTACGACGAGTCCGCCATGATGATCGGCGCCGAGGTCGTCGAGGGCGGCGATCTCGAGATGGCGATCCGCCGGCAGTTCGCCGATCCGCGGGCGAGCTATCTGCACGTCCACAACGCCCGACCGGGCTGCTTCAATTGCCGTGTGGAGCGGGCGTGA